The Besnoitia besnoiti strain Bb-Ger1 chromosome Unknown contig00204, whole genome shotgun sequence genome has a segment encoding these proteins:
- a CDS encoding cytochrome c oxidase subunit iii subfamily protein (encoded by transcript BESB_042010), which translates to MTIMLSALSIVVSSVYLKNQHLYTSCTNIMTFTLVVAFLMLVCTEYLGLSLYINDNAFGNGLFILTGIHFSHVIVGAILVFFTQSIYSSLVTYMPTSSIMLSKSKGMLCKIFTEPFTILYLHFVETMWILIHITFYL; encoded by the coding sequence atgaccatcatgttaagtgcattaagtatagtggtatccagcgtatatttgaaaaaccaacatttgtatacaagctgtacgaatatcatgacattcactttggtagtcgccttcttaatgttagtctgtacggaatacttaggactatctctttatattaatgataatgcatttggtaatggacttttcatcttaactggtatacattttagccatgttattgttggagctatccttgtattcttcactcaaagtatctatagttctttagttacttacatgcctacaagctctataatgctaagcaaatctaaaggtatgttatgcaagatctttacagaaccattcactattttatatctacactttgtagaaaccatgtggatattaatccacattacattctatctctaa